In Scleropages formosus chromosome 18, fSclFor1.1, whole genome shotgun sequence, one DNA window encodes the following:
- the LOC108919116 gene encoding TRPM8 channel-associated factor homolog: MQETDSDLSSHPLSLQALVKGIDEFPFVHSSTLGQLMLTGEMAVPVVVTPMGHILIAASTYGKGRVVVVAHEEYIQFSARMLEFQQFVLNAVEWLTPDPESWVGIKTLNFLGGLLKRAGYRVKIVPSYNGSVGVFCCDAYDDEQAEELVEFVRRGGGLLIAGQAWHWSSLHEEKDVLKWFPGNKIIGHTGIFFTEIYVLCLSIHLVGISTAGEEDMDRDEERRIYAQSVYRALVKGIDEFPFVHSSTLGQLMLTGEMAVPVVVTPMGHILIAASTYGKGRVVVVAHEEYIQFSARMLEFQQFVLNAVEWLTPDPESWVGIKTLNFLGGLLKRAGYRVKIVPSYNGSVGVFCCDAYDDEQAEELVEFVRRGGGLLIAGQAWHWSSLHEEKDVLKWFPGNKIIGHTGIFFTEMSGENGIFRVPDDVPQIP; the protein is encoded by the exons atgcaggaaaccgacagcgacctatCCTCACAtccactctctctcca AGCTCTGGTAAAGGGGATTGACGAGTTCCCCTTTGTCCATTCATCAACACTAGGTCAGTTGATGCTGACAGGAGAGATGGCAGTGCCTGTGGTGGTGACCCCCATGGGGCACATCCTTATTGCAGCCTCTACTTATGGAAAAGggcgggtggtggtggtggcacaTGAAGAATATATTCAGTTTTCAGCAAGGATGCTagaatttcagcagtttgtaCTAAATGCTGTGGAGTGGCTCACACCGGATCCAGAATCCTGGGTGGGAATCAAAACGCTGAATTTCCTGGGTGGCCTCCTGAAAAGGGCTGGCTATAGGGTGAAGATAGTTCCCTCGTATAATGGATCAGTAGGTGTCTTCTGCTGTGATGCTTATGATGATGAACAAGCTGAAGAGCTGGTAGAATTTGTAAGGAGAGGTGGTGGTCTCCTCATAGCAGGTCAGGCTTGGCACTGGTCCAGCCTTCACGAAGAGAAGGATGTGCTGAAGTGGTTTCCAGGAAACAAAATAATTGGACACACTGGGATTTTCTTCACTGAGAT ATATGTGCTGTGTCTCTCTATCCATCTGGTGGGTATATCAACAGCAGGGGAAGAGGATATGGACAGAG ATGAAGAAAGAAGAATttatgctcagtctgtgtataGAGCTCTGGTAAAGGGGATTGACGAGTTCCCCTTTGTCCATTCATCAACACTAGGTCAGTTGATGCTGACAGGAGAGATGGCAGTGCCTGTGGTGGTGACCCCCATGGGGCACATCCTTATTGCAGCCTCTACTTATGGAAAAGggcgggtggtggtggtggcacaTGAAGAATATATTCAGTTTTCAGCAAGGATGCTagaatttcagcagtttgtaCTAAATGCTGTGGAGTGGCTCACACCGGATCCAGAATCCTGGGTGGGAATCAAAACGCTGAATTTCCTGGGTGGCCTCCTGAAAAGGGCTGGCTATAGGGTGAAGATAGTTCCCTCGTATAATGGATCAGTAGGTGTCTTCTGCTGTGATGCTTATGATGATGAACAAGCTGAAGAGCTGGTAGAATTTGTAAGGAGAGGTGGTGGTCTCCTCATAGCAGGTCAGGCTTGGCACTGGTCCAGCCTTCACGAAGAGAAGGATGTGCTGAAGTGGTTTCCAGGAAACAAAATAATTGGACACACTGGGATTTTCTTCACTGAGATGTCTGGAGAAAATGGAATCTTCAGAGTTCCCGATGATGTTCCTCAGATCCCATAA